Proteins encoded in a region of the Streptomyces akebiae genome:
- the aroA gene encoding 3-phosphoshikimate 1-carboxyvinyltransferase: MPPVDIPGSKSLTARALFLAAAADGVTTLVRPLRSDDTEGFAEGLVRLGYRVGRTPDAWQVDGRPQGPPLPEADVYCRDGATTARFLPTLAAAGHGTYRFDASAQMRRRPLLPLTRALHDLGVDLRHEEAEGHHPLTVTANGVDGGEVVLDAGQSSQYLTALLLLGPLTRTGLRVTVTDLVSVPYVEITIAMMRAFGVEVGREGDTYVVPPGGYRATTYPIEPDASTASYFFAAAALTGGEVTVPGLGAGALQGDLGFVEVLRRMGARVEVGDDRTTVTGTGRLDGVTVNMRDISDTMPTLAAIAPFASGPVRIEDVANTRVKECDRLEACAENLRRLGVDVTTGADWIEIRPGTPRGTEIRTHGDHRVVMSFAVTGLRTPGITFDDPGCVRKTFPAFHEAFEALPLPSGA; this comes from the coding sequence ATGCCCCCCGTCGACATCCCCGGTTCCAAGTCCCTCACCGCCCGCGCCCTCTTCCTCGCGGCGGCCGCCGACGGCGTCACCACCCTCGTACGCCCCCTCAGGTCCGACGACACGGAGGGCTTCGCGGAGGGCCTGGTCCGCCTCGGTTACCGCGTCGGCCGCACCCCGGACGCCTGGCAGGTCGACGGCCGCCCGCAGGGCCCCCCGCTCCCGGAGGCGGACGTGTACTGCAGGGACGGCGCCACCACCGCCCGCTTCCTGCCGACCCTCGCCGCCGCCGGCCACGGCACCTACCGTTTCGACGCCTCCGCCCAGATGCGCCGCCGCCCCCTGCTGCCGCTCACCCGCGCCCTGCACGACCTCGGCGTGGACCTGCGGCACGAGGAGGCGGAGGGCCACCACCCGCTCACGGTCACCGCGAACGGCGTCGACGGCGGCGAGGTGGTGCTGGACGCCGGCCAGTCCTCCCAGTACCTGACCGCGTTGCTCCTGCTCGGCCCGCTCACCCGCACCGGCCTCCGCGTCACCGTCACCGACCTGGTCTCCGTGCCGTACGTGGAGATCACGATCGCGATGATGCGGGCGTTCGGCGTGGAGGTCGGCCGGGAGGGGGACACGTACGTCGTCCCGCCGGGCGGGTACCGGGCGACCACCTACCCGATCGAACCCGACGCCTCCACCGCCAGTTACTTCTTCGCGGCCGCCGCCCTCACCGGCGGCGAGGTGACCGTGCCGGGTCTCGGTGCGGGCGCGCTCCAGGGCGACCTGGGCTTCGTCGAGGTGCTGCGGCGGATGGGCGCGCGGGTGGAGGTGGGCGACGACCGTACGACGGTGACCGGCACCGGCCGACTCGACGGTGTCACCGTCAATATGCGGGACATCTCCGACACCATGCCGACCCTCGCCGCGATCGCCCCCTTCGCCTCGGGGCCGGTGCGGATCGAGGACGTGGCCAACACCCGGGTGAAGGAGTGCGACCGCCTGGAGGCCTGCGCGGAGAACCTCCGCCGCCTGGGCGTGGACGTGACGACCGGCGCCGACTGGATCGAGATCCGCCCCGGCACCCCCCGGGGCACGGAGATCAGGACCCACGGGGACCACCGCGTCGTCATGTCCTTCGCCGTGACCGGGCTGCGCACCCCCGGCATCACCTTCGACGACCCGGGGTGCGTACGCAAGACGTTCCCGGCCTTCCATGAGGCGTTCGAGGCGCTCCCGCTACCCTCCGGAGCATGA
- a CDS encoding Type 1 glutamine amidotransferase-like domain-containing protein — protein sequence MTASEPTIVATSGGHRIGDRTRVTFHSLVHHAVELSGVNGRRPKVMYVGTAIGDSEHMTARMSEAARVAGFDLTPLALFPMPNIEDIESAVLAQDVVWVMGGSVANLLAVWRLHGLDRILRRAWRSGVVLSGVSAGSICWFRGGTTDSFGPRLRPVTDALAYLPYGNGVHYDSDAGRRPLVHSLVADGTLPETHCTDDGVGLVYRGTRLVEAVAELPDKGAYIVRREGDAAVEERVTPRLLPEPRH from the coding sequence ATGACCGCCTCGGAGCCCACCATCGTCGCGACCTCGGGCGGCCACCGCATCGGTGACCGCACCCGGGTGACCTTCCATTCGCTCGTGCACCACGCCGTGGAGCTGTCGGGGGTGAACGGGCGGCGGCCGAAGGTCATGTACGTCGGTACGGCGATCGGCGACTCCGAGCACATGACCGCGCGCATGAGCGAGGCCGCGCGGGTCGCGGGCTTCGATCTGACCCCGCTCGCGCTCTTCCCGATGCCCAACATCGAGGACATCGAGTCGGCCGTCCTCGCACAGGACGTCGTCTGGGTCATGGGCGGCTCGGTCGCCAACCTGCTGGCCGTCTGGCGCCTCCACGGCCTCGACCGGATACTCCGCCGCGCCTGGCGGTCCGGCGTCGTCCTGAGCGGTGTCAGCGCGGGCTCCATCTGCTGGTTCCGGGGCGGGACCACGGACTCCTTCGGTCCCCGACTCCGCCCGGTGACGGACGCGTTGGCGTACCTCCCGTACGGCAACGGCGTCCACTACGACAGCGACGCGGGCCGCCGCCCCCTCGTCCACAGCCTCGTCGCCGACGGCACGCTCCCGGAGACCCACTGCACGGACGACGGCGTCGGGCTCGTCTACCGGGGCACGCGCCTGGTGGAGGCGGTCGCCGAACTCCCGGACAAGGGGGCGTACATAGTCCGGCGCGAGGGCGACGCGGCCGTGGAGGAACGAGTGACCCCCCGCCTCCTGCCCGAGCCGCGTCACTAG